TATCAACAGCTACCGTTTCTCGGACGTTGATGAACCCTGAAAAAGTCTCCCTACAAACACGTCAAAAAGTTGAGCAAGCCGTCTTAGACGTTGGCTATTACCCTCATAACCTTGCCCGCAGCTATAAACGCAATGAATCCAAAACTATTCTCGCGATCGTTCCTGACATTAGCGATCCATTCTTCAGTGATGTGATCTGCGGCATTGAAGAAGTCGCCGCCAATGAAGGTTACTTCGTCTTAATCGGTGACTGTAAACATCAACAGAAACAAGAAAATGCCTTCATCAACCTGATCATTACCAAACAGATTGATGGCATGGTGCTGCTGGGCTCTAATTTACCGTTTGATGTCTCAACCGAAGAACAAAAAAACCTACCGCCAATTGTGATGGCCAACGAATTCGCGCCAGAGTTAAAACTCCCAACGGTGCATATTGATAACCTCACCGCGGCATTTAATGCCACCCATTACCTGCTAAAACAAGGTCATAAGCGCATTGCTTGTATCGCAGGACCTGAAGAAATGCCACATGGCCAATACCGTTTAGAAGGGTATAAAAAAGCCATGTTACGCACCGGAGAGGGGTTAAGAGAGAGCTATATTGTGCGTGGGGATTTCTCTCATGAAAGCGGTGCCGAAGCATTAAAAACATTGCTTTCTTTGCCTGAGCCACCTACTGCCGTTTTCTGCCATACTGATATCATGGCATTCGGGGCAATGTGGCAAGCGAAGAAAATGGGTCTGAAAATTCCCGACGATATCTCTTTTGTCGGTTTTGATAACCTTGAGCAAGCCAAATATACATTACCTGCACTGACGACCATCAACCACCCTCGCAGAGAAATTGGTCGCCATGCGATGCTATTATTGCTAGAACAGCTACACGGAAATAGTGTCACCGCAGGTTCTCGTCTCCTAGATTCTGATTTAATCGTTAGAGAGAG
The Providencia alcalifaciens DNA segment above includes these coding regions:
- the cytR gene encoding DNA-binding transcriptional regulator CytR — protein: MESKKHNNTATMKDVANAAGVSTATVSRTLMNPEKVSLQTRQKVEQAVLDVGYYPHNLARSYKRNESKTILAIVPDISDPFFSDVICGIEEVAANEGYFVLIGDCKHQQKQENAFINLIITKQIDGMVLLGSNLPFDVSTEEQKNLPPIVMANEFAPELKLPTVHIDNLTAAFNATHYLLKQGHKRIACIAGPEEMPHGQYRLEGYKKAMLRTGEGLRESYIVRGDFSHESGAEALKTLLSLPEPPTAVFCHTDIMAFGAMWQAKKMGLKIPDDISFVGFDNLEQAKYTLPALTTINHPRREIGRHAMLLLLEQLHGNSVTAGSRLLDSDLIVRESTKAPKC